One part of the Candidatus Defluviilinea gracilis genome encodes these proteins:
- a CDS encoding acyl-CoA thioesterase, whose amino-acid sequence MPPLPLFKHTFTVPQSAIDEYGHVNNVIYVQWMQDAATRHPQAIPEFKQPENTGWFAREHRIEYLAPAFLGDELEVRTWIAEEKLSRAVRKYEFVRTADNKVIARGQTLWFFVNLTTGRPLPIPAEIMALFPIVPDENPT is encoded by the coding sequence ATGCCGCCACTTCCCCTCTTTAAACATACTTTCACAGTTCCACAAAGCGCCATTGACGAGTATGGTCACGTCAATAACGTGATCTACGTGCAATGGATGCAGGATGCCGCCACCCGTCACCCGCAGGCGATTCCCGAATTCAAGCAACCCGAAAATACGGGATGGTTTGCGCGCGAACATCGCATTGAGTATCTCGCGCCTGCTTTTCTCGGCGATGAACTCGAAGTCCGCACGTGGATCGCTGAGGAAAAACTTTCGCGAGCGGTTCGCAAGTATGAATTCGTCAGGACGGCTGATAACAAGGTGATTGCCAGAGGCCAGACGTTGTGGTTCTTCGTCAACCTAACTACAGGCAGACCTCTCCCAATCCCCGCTGAAATCATGGCATTATTTCCGATTGTTCCCGACGAAAATCCCACATGA
- a CDS encoding response regulator — MPKILIVDDDVTITNLMQVLVSMNGHQPTTVNDSLKAMETAHSVNPDLITLDLMMPDLTGFELCELLRNDPKFAKIPIVIVSAKDDAESKAKAKSVGATDYITKPFGMDEFIGKIKSLTS; from the coding sequence ATGCCTAAAATTCTCATCGTGGACGACGATGTCACCATCACCAACTTGATGCAAGTGCTTGTCAGCATGAACGGACACCAGCCGACGACGGTCAACGACAGCCTGAAAGCCATGGAGACTGCTCATTCTGTGAATCCCGACCTGATCACGCTGGACTTGATGATGCCCGACCTGACAGGTTTTGAATTGTGCGAACTCCTGCGTAACGATCCAAAGTTTGCAAAGATTCCGATTGTGATCGTCAGCGCGAAGGATGATGCCGAAAGTAAAGCGAAAGCCAAAAGCGTCGGCGCGACGGATTACATCACCAAGCCCTTCGGCATGGATGAGTTCATCGGCAAGATCAAATCTTTGACGAGTTAA
- a CDS encoding GAF domain-containing protein, translated as MAKASKPKPPADDETSQLYNILTRANQIASNTELDDLLNQMLDLIIEVCGGNAGTLYLLDSEQDELIFKVIRGPNSDHSLIGKRIKTNAGIAGATMAQLDPLVIEDLARDPRWQKVSRSSEGLRNVISTPLLLRGKPIGVVQVFNYSHTPLQIMQMLGARMASEIEKAMLLEASQQRTARLEALIDIIGIIGSNLDRDLVLHLIVRYARDLLHAEHASLFLIDEERNDIVLHISSSESKVPALRVPRGQGIIGAAIESGDIIFVPNVHADDRHFKDAEPITGITTTSLIAVPLITQAVQLGQELGSAQPQIIGGLEAINRVDGYFTTEDADLLQTLAKQAATVFQIAKLYGDANELFLDTIQAMVASIDAKDPYTNGHSQRVSEFSVAIGKQMKLSPEIIHQLRIGALLHDIGKIGIPDTILSKPGHLTEDEINTMKQHPAIGASIMQNVRLLRNEIPALAEHHEHIDGTGYPNHLTGDQISLFGRIVAVSDVFDALTSDRPYRAALDVEEVLNKMQKDSGSHFDDACVQALIKAYLAGEIKTQKDRAA; from the coding sequence ATGGCAAAAGCAAGCAAGCCCAAACCGCCAGCCGACGACGAAACATCACAACTCTACAACATTCTCACCCGCGCGAACCAGATCGCCAGCAATACCGAGCTGGACGATCTCCTCAACCAGATGCTCGACCTCATCATCGAGGTCTGTGGCGGGAACGCAGGCACGCTTTACTTGCTCGACTCGGAACAAGACGAACTCATTTTCAAAGTTATTCGGGGACCCAACAGCGACCACAGTTTAATCGGCAAACGGATCAAAACGAACGCGGGCATCGCAGGCGCGACGATGGCACAACTCGATCCGCTCGTGATTGAAGACCTCGCGCGCGATCCGCGCTGGCAAAAAGTGTCGCGCAGTTCAGAGGGGCTTCGCAACGTCATCTCCACTCCCCTGCTCTTGCGCGGCAAACCCATCGGCGTCGTGCAAGTTTTCAATTATTCCCACACGCCGCTACAAATCATGCAGATGCTCGGCGCGCGGATGGCATCCGAGATCGAGAAAGCGATGTTGCTGGAAGCCAGTCAACAACGGACAGCGCGACTCGAAGCGTTGATTGACATCATCGGGATCATCGGTTCGAATCTGGACCGCGACCTGGTTCTCCACCTCATCGTTCGCTACGCCCGCGACTTGCTCCACGCCGAACACGCGTCGTTATTCCTCATTGACGAAGAGCGCAACGACATTGTCTTGCACATCTCCTCAAGCGAGTCGAAGGTCCCCGCGCTGCGCGTCCCACGCGGACAGGGAATCATCGGCGCGGCAATCGAAAGCGGCGACATCATCTTCGTTCCAAATGTTCACGCAGATGATCGACACTTCAAAGACGCTGAACCCATCACGGGAATCACAACCACCTCATTGATCGCTGTTCCTCTCATCACACAAGCGGTTCAACTCGGACAGGAACTTGGGTCCGCCCAACCGCAGATCATCGGCGGGCTTGAAGCCATCAACCGCGTGGACGGCTACTTCACCACCGAAGATGCCGATTTACTACAAACGTTGGCAAAGCAAGCCGCGACGGTTTTCCAGATCGCCAAACTCTACGGCGACGCGAACGAACTCTTCCTCGACACGATCCAAGCCATGGTCGCCTCCATCGACGCGAAAGACCCGTACACGAACGGACACTCGCAACGCGTCAGTGAATTTTCGGTTGCCATTGGCAAACAAATGAAACTCTCTCCTGAGATCATCCATCAACTGCGGATTGGCGCATTACTCCACGACATCGGCAAGATCGGCATCCCCGATACCATCCTCAGCAAGCCAGGTCATTTGACGGAGGATGAAATCAACACGATGAAACAACATCCCGCCATCGGAGCGAGCATTATGCAAAACGTGCGGCTGTTGCGCAACGAAATCCCTGCGCTGGCGGAACATCATGAACACATCGATGGGACGGGTTACCCAAACCACCTTACGGGCGACCAAATTTCACTGTTCGGAAGAATCGTCGCCGTCTCCGATGTGTTCGACGCGCTGACCTCCGACCGTCCCTACCGCGCCGCGCTCGACGTGGAGGAAGTCTTGAACAAAATGCAAAAAGATTCGGGTTCGCATTTCGACGACGCATGCGTGCAGGCGCTCATCAAAGCCTATCTCGCGGGCGAGATCAAAACACAAAAAGACCGCGCGGCATAA
- a CDS encoding ADP-ribosylglycohydrolase family protein, with translation MEIDIALSNAIKSLDGLSVGDSFGELFFRRSPFETAFADLPQTFWNWTDDTHMALSIVEILKEFNRIDQDELIALFAKRYKQDPNRGYAGGAHRLLGKVAKGGSWRDISPTLFGTGSFGNGSAMRVAPIGAFFYSDLDRAKKEAELSAEVTHYHSEGRAGAIAVAVAAAIATNRPFPKGNDFLKAVIPHIPDGVVKTNTELAMQIPSDAIIDAMKQLGSGEKVSAQDTVPFCLWSAAHHLDDFEDALWNTAKGLGDVDTTCAIVGGIVALSAPEIPQAWLARREPLGLTF, from the coding sequence ATGGAAATCGATATTGCTCTCTCGAATGCAATCAAAAGCTTAGATGGCTTGTCTGTTGGCGACTCGTTTGGCGAGCTATTCTTTCGTCGTTCTCCGTTCGAGACGGCATTCGCCGATCTACCACAGACTTTTTGGAACTGGACAGATGATACACATATGGCTCTGTCTATTGTCGAAATTCTCAAGGAGTTCAACCGAATCGATCAAGACGAATTGATTGCATTGTTTGCCAAAAGATACAAGCAAGATCCTAATCGCGGATATGCGGGAGGCGCCCATCGCCTGCTAGGTAAAGTTGCAAAAGGAGGGAGCTGGCGGGACATTTCTCCGACCCTGTTCGGCACTGGCTCTTTCGGAAATGGCAGCGCCATGCGCGTCGCGCCGATTGGCGCTTTCTTCTACAGCGATCTTGATCGAGCAAAAAAGGAAGCGGAATTATCCGCAGAGGTTACTCATTACCACAGTGAAGGGAGGGCTGGGGCTATAGCAGTCGCGGTCGCCGCCGCGATTGCAACCAACCGACCATTTCCAAAAGGAAATGACTTTCTAAAGGCTGTGATTCCCCACATTCCCGATGGAGTGGTAAAGACTAACACCGAGTTGGCAATGCAAATTCCATCCGACGCGATCATTGACGCAATGAAACAACTGGGTTCAGGAGAAAAAGTTTCAGCGCAAGATACGGTTCCATTTTGTTTGTGGAGCGCCGCGCACCATTTGGATGATTTTGAAGATGCATTATGGAATACAGCCAAGGGCTTGGGAGATGTCGACACTACATGCGCCATCGTCGGTGGGATCGTAGCTTTATCGGCACCTGAAATTCCTCAAGCATGGCTTGCTCGACGGGAACCTTTGGGATTAACTTTTTAA